One genomic window of Branchiostoma floridae strain S238N-H82 chromosome 4, Bfl_VNyyK, whole genome shotgun sequence includes the following:
- the LOC118412777 gene encoding CDK2-associated and cullin domain-containing protein 1-like isoform X2, whose product MEEPMEEQSVEETSVKQPQTSEGDQKPAERKKLPSLLRPVVMGAISMEEYEMQYWPKLENAIVQLLTQTPGDYIPISYEQMYSCVYKCVCQQHSERMYNDLMSLVIGHLQRVSQELKSSPPDAYVERFNFAMTQYMQALGGIAPIFNYMNRFYVSSKLNTDLKEELQKLFTLHVAEQHISTLFPMLQEAQNRPFAVSPPTMANIIKTLHSLRPDLAPQYPDLFARFIPNVLPQASADDLPRIVEETRRWQQELLEREGFARGETSRKRSGDELQTKPTPLSFMPKNSC is encoded by the exons ATGGAAGAACCGATGGAAGAACAGAGTGTAGAAGAGACGTCAGTGAAACAACCACAGACTTCAGAGGGTGATCAGAAGCCTGCGGAACGCAAGAAGCTCCCCTCCCTTCTGCGGCCAGTAG TGATGGGTGCCATCAGTATGGAGGAGTATGAGATGCAGTACTGGCCAAAGTTAGAGAATGCCATTGTACAGCTGCTAACTCAGACGCCTGGAGACTACATCCCTATCTCATATGAACAGATGTACAG CTGTGTGTACAAGTGTGTTTGTCAACAGCATTCAGAGCGCATGTACAACGACCTGATGAGCCTGGTCATAGGGCACCTACAGAGAGTATCACAAGAGCTCAAG agcTCTCCCCCAGATGCATATGTGgagagatttaattttgcaatgACACAGTACATGCAGGCATTGGGAGGAATTGCACCCATCTTCAATTACATG AATCGTTTTTATGTATCTAGCAAACTGAACACAGACCTGAAGGAGGAGCTGCAAAAGCTGTTCACACTCCATGTTGCAGAACAACACATATCTACGTTATTCC CTATGTTACAAGAAGCACAGAATAGGCCATTTGCAGTGTCACCCCCAACAATGGCAAATATTATCAAGACCCTGCACTCATTAAGACCAG ACTTAGCGCCACAGTATCCAGATCTTTTTGCACGGTTCATTCCCAATGTCCTACCACAagcatcagcagacgacctgccaAGAATAGTGGAGGAGACAAGACGATGGCAACAGGAACTTTTGGAAAGGGAGGGTTTCGCAAG GGGAGAAACAAGTAGGAAGAGGTCAGGAGATGAACTGCAAACAA AACCAACACCTCTCAGCTTCATGCCAAAGAACAGCTGTTAG
- the LOC118414911 gene encoding 5-hydroxytryptamine receptor 1D-like gives MEAVNHTVLPGLNDFLPFSNVTNGTATYNSSVHDGTGSTWLIFQLVVMIMVEVVAIFSNVSVLIVVMKTPPLHTLTLLFVLNLCTTDLLHSLFVTPFFLASSGQGAWTYGTVACDVTGFLDSLFTYSSIATICVISVERYYSIVRPMVHAAHMTLVTALSVIAFIWIQAVCLAVAPLVGWNRYVFDPQQLQCTYDWMARGSGKSYVIVISCWYFYIPACVVLVMYSCIYSAAMKASRQVLPQPSPLMPEGQPASSPVLNGNTKDPIDLANGQKIFVITTADAEAGPSTSDDGGRRKSATNKQDQTQKTHTQVSESLKATKTLMLVVGVFLLTWGPYFTVSTIVAILGMSSQLKLAIGPLKCLAHISFAINAFVYGWLNRQVRLELMRTLRHSYRSICHQEAEGSDIELRAIEEDSKGLPPVENFYQFLERTATPDCRAASRNPKEVKSERENKTL, from the coding sequence ATGGAAGCTGTGAACCACACAGTCTTGCCTGGATTAAATGACTTTTTGCCCTTCTCAAATGTGACGAACGGAACCGCAACATACAACAGCTCTGTCCATGACGGAACTGGTAGCACTTGGCTAATCTTTCAACTCGTTGTTATGATAATGGTGGAAGTTGTGGCGATCTTCAGTAACGTCAGTGTGCTCATTGTTGTGATGAAGACTCCTCCTCTACACACATTGACACTCCTCTTCGTTCTCAACCTTTGCACCACAGACCTGTTACACTCACTCTTCGTCACACCTTTTTTCCTTGCGTCATCGGGACAAGGCGCCTGGACGTACGGAACGGTGGCATGTGACGTGACTGGGTTCCTAGACTCGCTCTTCACGTATTCTTCCATCGCTACGATTTGTGTGATCAGCGTGGAGCGCTACTACTCCATCGTACGTCCAATGGTGCACGCCGCCCACATGACATTGGTAACGGCACTGTCCGTTATTGCATTCATATGGATCCAGGCTGTATGCCTCGCTGTGGCACCGTTAGTGGGATGGAATCGCTACGTGTTCGATCCACAACAGCTACAGTGTACGTACGATTGGATGGCACGGGGGTCTGGGAAGTCTTACGTGATCGTGATATCGTGTTGGTACTTCTACATTCCAGCCTGTGTCGTCCTGGTCATGTACTCATGCATTTATAGCGCTGCTATGAAGGCTTCGAGGCAGGTGTTGCCTCAGCCAAGCCCACTGATGCCGGAAGGACAGCCAGCTTCAAGTCCAGTCCTCAATGGAAACACGAAAGACCCAATCGATCTTGCGAACGGACAAAAAATCTTTGTCATCACCACAGCAGACGCTGAGGCAGGGCCATCAACAAGTGATGATGGTGGTCGACGTAAAAGtgctacaaacaaacaggacCAAACCCAAAAGACTCATACACAGGTGAGCGAATCACTCAAAGCCACAAAAACCCTCATGCTCGTGGTTGGGGTATTTCTTCTGACATGGGGGCCGTACTTTACAGTCAGCACCATCGTGGCAATCCTCGGGATGTCATCTCAGCTGAAACTGGCAATAGGTCCCCTGAAGTGTCTCGCTCACATTTCTTTTGCCATCAACGCGTTCGTATACGGTTGGCTGAATAGACAGGTTCGCCTGGAGCTCATGCGAACACTGCGCCACTCCTACCGCTCCATCTGCCACCAAGAGGCGGAAGGCTCGGACATTGAGCTTCGAGCTATAGAAGAGGACAGCAAAGGGCTGCCACCGGTAGAAAACTTCTACCAGTTCCTGGAGAGGACAGCGACCCCTGACTGTCGGGCCGCCAGCAGAAACCCTAAGGAGGTGAAGTCCGAACGGGAAAACAAAACTCTGTAG
- the LOC118412777 gene encoding CDK2-associated and cullin domain-containing protein 1-like isoform X1, whose protein sequence is MEEPMEEQSVEETSVKQPQTSEGDQKPAERKKLPSLLRPVVIVPSAVMGAISMEEYEMQYWPKLENAIVQLLTQTPGDYIPISYEQMYSCVYKCVCQQHSERMYNDLMSLVIGHLQRVSQELKSSPPDAYVERFNFAMTQYMQALGGIAPIFNYMNRFYVSSKLNTDLKEELQKLFTLHVAEQHISTLFPMLQEAQNRPFAVSPPTMANIIKTLHSLRPDLAPQYPDLFARFIPNVLPQASADDLPRIVEETRRWQQELLEREGFARGETSRKRSGDELQTKPTPLSFMPKNSC, encoded by the exons ATGGAAGAACCGATGGAAGAACAGAGTGTAGAAGAGACGTCAGTGAAACAACCACAGACTTCAGAGGGTGATCAGAAGCCTGCGGAACGCAAGAAGCTCCCCTCCCTTCTGCGGCCAGTAG TTATTGTTCCCTCTGCAGTGATGGGTGCCATCAGTATGGAGGAGTATGAGATGCAGTACTGGCCAAAGTTAGAGAATGCCATTGTACAGCTGCTAACTCAGACGCCTGGAGACTACATCCCTATCTCATATGAACAGATGTACAG CTGTGTGTACAAGTGTGTTTGTCAACAGCATTCAGAGCGCATGTACAACGACCTGATGAGCCTGGTCATAGGGCACCTACAGAGAGTATCACAAGAGCTCAAG agcTCTCCCCCAGATGCATATGTGgagagatttaattttgcaatgACACAGTACATGCAGGCATTGGGAGGAATTGCACCCATCTTCAATTACATG AATCGTTTTTATGTATCTAGCAAACTGAACACAGACCTGAAGGAGGAGCTGCAAAAGCTGTTCACACTCCATGTTGCAGAACAACACATATCTACGTTATTCC CTATGTTACAAGAAGCACAGAATAGGCCATTTGCAGTGTCACCCCCAACAATGGCAAATATTATCAAGACCCTGCACTCATTAAGACCAG ACTTAGCGCCACAGTATCCAGATCTTTTTGCACGGTTCATTCCCAATGTCCTACCACAagcatcagcagacgacctgccaAGAATAGTGGAGGAGACAAGACGATGGCAACAGGAACTTTTGGAAAGGGAGGGTTTCGCAAG GGGAGAAACAAGTAGGAAGAGGTCAGGAGATGAACTGCAAACAA AACCAACACCTCTCAGCTTCATGCCAAAGAACAGCTGTTAG